The Methanosarcina acetivorans C2A genome includes the window GAGCATTTCTATGGTGGGGACATCCCTTTCGTAACACCTGCTGAGCTTGATCAAACTGATCCTATTATGAATGCTGCAAGAACCTTGAGTGAAACAGGTTCTCAAGAATCACGCTTGCTTCCAGAAGGTACAGTTATGGTCTGCTGTATAGGTTCTCTGGGGAAAGTAGGAATTGCAGGAAGAACAGTTGCAAGTAATCAGCAAATCAACTCTGTAATTTTTGATCCCAAAATCATTTGGCCCCGTTTTGGTTTTTATGCCTGCCGTCTACTGAAATCCAGACTTGAAGTATTGGCACCCGCAACGACAGTACCCATTGTCAACAAGTCAAAGTTTGGACAACTTGAAATTCCTGTTCCTCCCTTACCAGAGCAAAAAAGAATTGCAGATATTCTGGACCGTGCGGAGGCTCTTCGAGCTAAACGTCGAGTAGCTCTTGAACATCTTGATGAACTTACTCAAGCTATTTTCATAGATATGTTCGGTGACTCAGTATCAAATCCAATGGGATGGAAGAGATATCCTTTAAAACACTGTGTAAATCATATTCAAATCGGTCCTTTTGGATCACTTCTGCATAAAGAGGACTACGTTTTCGGTGGTATTCCACTCATAAATCCTACGCATATTGAAAATGGGAAAATTGTTCCCGACGTAAACCAGTCTATCACTGTGCAAAAACTTGCTGAACTTCAACTTTACCAACTTCAACAAGGTGATGTGATCATGGGTCGTCGAGGAGAAATGGGTCGGTGCGCAATCGTGGGGTCAGAGCACAATGGAACGCTCTGTGGCACAGGATCACTTTTTATCCGTCCTGATGAGAGCAAAGCTATTGCTATGTACCTTCAAGCAACGCTTTCAAGTGAGAGTATGCGTAAGCATTTGGAAGGGTTTTCACTTGGAGCCACACTACCGAATTTGAATCGAGGAATTGTTGGAGAATTGGCTATTTCTCTGCCACCAATTGAATTGCAAAAAGAATTCAGCCATCACATTGAATCCATTGAGAAATTAAAAACAACTTACAAATCCTCGTTGACAGAGATTGATGAGCTTTTCTTATCTCTTCAATATCGCGCCTTCAGGGGGGAACTGTAACCATGCGAGGGGAATTTATTGAGGTTTGGTCTGAAACATGGAGGGAGATATGGAGTAAACTAACATTGCAGAAAGATGCGCCAAGTGACTTATTTTGTGAGCTTTATGATGAGCTTGTACTTGCCTTGAAGAAAAAACCTCCCGTTGAAAAGATAGCAGAAATCACCAATGATCCTGAAAAAAGTGAAGAGATATTTGTCAATACTAAATCTGAAGACTTTTCTAGTGAGTGGGCACTACTTAGATTTCTTGAAAGTACCAATGAGGTTTTATACGATCTTGGCGGTGATCCTCTTTCCAACTATTACTTTAATCTGCTCGAAGCATTCATCGAGAAGTTCAATCTGCGTTACGATCTAAGGAAACCTTGCATGCTTTGTCCAACATTACCGGGCCTATTTACAAGTCTCTTATGTGATCTACGGAATGCAACCAGTCAAGACGTCTACCTCAATAATCATATGAAAGACTTTGAGAATTCCATTCGAGACCTGCGAATTGATTGTTCGGACACACGAATTAAGACGTGTATTCAGAAGCAAGTTAACTTGTTAGAAGCAATAGGTCGTCGATATCCTGGGGTCAAAGAAAAAACAATCGGTAAAATTTGCGACCAGCTTCAAACGTGGCCTCATGAAACAGTCAAAGAAGCCATGAAAAGTATTTACAGATTCACTTGTGATTATCCAGGAATTAGACACTCAGGTACTATAGAAAGTGCTACTCGTGATATAGAGATGAAAGATATGGTCGCAGTATCCATTTTGTTGATAGGATTTGTGCCTTATTTAACCAATAAACTCGACGCTGAAGTCCTATACCGAGGGAGATAAATGAAAGCCACCGAAGCCAAACTTCTTGATTTTCTCAGAAAATCCCCTCAGTTTGTGATTCCCATATACCAGCGCACATACTCATGGACTGAAAAAGAGTGCAAGCAGCTATGGGATGATATTCTTCGTACAGGCAGTAACGATGATATCTCAGCTCACTTTATAGGTTCTATCGTCTACATAGAAAAAGGGATTTATCAGGTGTCCAGTCAGTCTCCTCTGCTCGTAATCGACGGCCAGCAGCGTTTGACCACAGTAACCCTGCTGATAGCTGCTCTTTCCAGAGCGCTTGACCAATTGGATGAAGAAAAACGTGAGCCTCTGGATGGATTTTCTCCGCGCAAACTGCGCAATTATTATCTGCTCAACCCGGAAGAAGAAGGAGAAAGGCACTACAAGCTTATCCTGTCGCAGACAGATAAAGACTCACTCACCTCTATTGTCGGCAGCAGAGAGCAGCCAAAAGAGTACTCTCTGAGGGTGATGGAGAATTTCAAACTTTTTGAATCATGGATTGCCGGGTGTAAAGACGATCTCATGCCCCTGTGTAAAGGGCTAGCCAAGCTTGTAGTGGTGGATATTGCACTTAACCGCGATCAGGACAACCCGCAGCTTATTTTTGAAAGCATGAACTCAACCGGTAAAGAGCTCAGCCAGGCTGACCTGATCCGCAACTATATTCTGATGGGGCTGGAACCGCAGTTGCAGACAAGGCTTTATGAACAGTTCTGGCGGCCAATGGAAGTGGATTTTGGACAGGAAGCCTACAGTGACCAGTTCGACGGTTTCATGCGCCACTATTTGACTGTTAAAACCGGAGAGATTCCCAGAATAGGGGAAGTGTATGAGGCGTTTAAAGTTCACGCCAGTTCCACAAAAACGGCATATGCAGGAGTAGAAGCGCTTGTAGCCGACATCCAGACCTTTTCCCGCTACTTCTGCGCTATGGCGCTCGGAAAAGAGAAAGATCCGAATTTGAAACTTGCATTCAACGACTTACGCGAGCTTAGAGTAGATGTAGCTTATCCATTCTTGCTCGAACTTTATTATGACTATGCAACCGGAATACTCTCAAGAGAAGATTTTGTTGCAGCAGTTCGGCTGATCGAATCCTATGTGTTCCGGCGTGCTATCTGTTCTATTCCCACAAACTCGATGAACAAGACCTTTGCAACCTTTTCCAGATATCTAAAAAAGGATCATTATCTCAAAAGCATCCAAGTACACTTTTTTCAGTTGCCTTCATATCGCCGCTTTCCAAACGATGAGGAGTTCCAGCGTGAATTGAAAATCCGGGACATCTACAACTTCCGAAGCCGCAGCTATTGGATCAGACGTTTGGAAAACTACGGACGTAAAGAACGTGTGCAGGTAGATGAGTACACTATCGAGCATATAATGCCTCAGAATGAGAATCTCCCCACTGCCTGGGAAACAGAACTTGGCATAGAGTGGAAACGAATTCATGAAACGTGGCTGCATACCCTTGGCAACCTCACACTCACTGGCTACAATTCAGAATATAGTGACAGGGCTTTCACAGAGAAACGTGACATACCTGGCGGTTTTAAGGAAAGCCCGCTCAAACTCAATAAAGGACTTGGTCAGCTCGACCGGTGGAATGAAGAGACTATCAAAGAAAGGGCAAGCAGGCTGGCAGAAATAGCTCTTAATGTATGGGCAATGCCAAAACTGACTACCGATACCCTTGAGGCGTACAGGCCAAAGGCTACAGCATCTGGTTACACAATTGAAGACCATCCATACCTGTTAACGGGAACAGTGCATGAGCTTTTCGAAGCCTTCCGCAAGGAAGTCTTGGCTCTTGATCCCTGTGTAACCGAGGAGTATCTCAAGCTTTATGTCGCCTATAAAGCTGAGACTAATTTTGTGGATGTGGTACCACAAGCTAAACGGCTGATCCTGTCGCTCAATCTGCCTTTTTCTGATATAAACGACCCAAGAGGACTCTGCAAGGATGTTTCCGATGTTGGTTGCTGGGGTAATGGCGACGTAAAAGTAGGCCTAGGATCACTGAACGAACTGCCCTATGTAATAGGTCTGGTGCGGCAATCTTTCGAACACCAGATGGGTAACGGAGGATATTAATGACCAACTTTGCCTTTCTCGAAACCGAATGGCCTTCTCTGTATGAGGCAGCCGAAAAAGCCTCAAATGCAGTTTATCCTGACCCTCGCACTGCCTGTTTTTACGCTCGCAGGGCTCTGGAACTGGCTGTGCAGTGGATGTATAAACATGATTATACACTGCTCCTGCCGTATCAGGATAATTTGAGTGCTCTTGTCCATGAGCCCACATTCAAGAAAGCTGCGGGAGAGGCAATCTTCAACAAAGCGCGTATCATAATCCGGCTTGGAAACCAGGCCGTGCACAGCAACAGCACAGTTCTGCTGCATGATTCATTAACAGCCGTGAGTGAGCTTTTCCACATCAGCTACTGGCTTGCCCGCACCTATGCCCGGAAAGAAAAGCCTGAACCCGGGCTGAGCTTCAATCCTGACGAACTGCCGAAAACAACCGTCCCGAAGCAGACGATAGAGCAGCTCCAGAAACTGGAAGCAAGCCTTCAGGAAAAGGACGAAAAACTCTCTGAGCTCTTGGCCGACAAATCCGCAATGGACGAAGAACTCAAACGCCTGCGGGCCGAGGTCGCAAAAGCAAAAGAAGCTTCAACCTTGCTACCGGACACCCACGATTATTCCGAAGCTGAGACCCGCAAAAGCTTGATCGACCTCCTGCTTAAAGAAGCCGGCTGGCCCCTAGACAAAACTCAGGACAAGGAATTTGAAGTATTGGGCATGCCAAACAAAAACGGAGTCGGCTATGTAGACTACGTGCTCTGGGGCGACGACGGAAAGCCCCTTGCCCTCGTGGAAGCAAAACGCACCACAAAAGACCCGCAGGTCGGCCAGCAGCAGGCAAAACTCTACGCCAACTGCCTCGAAAATCAGTTCGGGCAAAGACCGGTGATCTTTTACTCAAACGGGTATGAAACCTGGATCTGGGACGATTCCCTATATCCGCCGAGGCAGGTGCAGGGATTCTACAAAAAAGCCGAACTGGAACTCCTCATCCAGCGGCGCAGCAGTCGCAGACCTCTCTCCGAAGCAGAAATTAACTCCGCCATTGTCGAACGCTACTATCAAACCCGTGCCATCCGCCGTATCGGGGAAGCCTTCGAGCAGGACAACGACAGAAAAGCTCTGATAGTAATGGCAACAGGCGCCGGCAAAACCCGCACGGTCATTGCACTCTGCGACCTCCTGATGCGCTGCAACTGGGTTAAACGTGTGCTCTTCCTTGCCGATAGGGTGGCTCTGGTCAATCAGGCGGTAAACGCCTTCAAACGGCACCTCCCCGATTCCGCACCTGTAAACCTTGTCACGGAAAAGGACACGGAAGGCAGGGTGTTCGTTTCAACCTATCCTACAATGATGAAACAGATAGAAGAAATAAACGGTGGACAGCGCCGTTTTGGAGTCGGACACTTTGACCTTGTGATTATTGACGAAGCCCACCGCTCGGTCTTCAAAAAATACAGAGCGATTTTCGATTACTTTGATTCCCTCCTTGTGGGCCTTACAGCAACGCCCAAAAATGAAATCGAACGTAATACCTACAGCCTCTTTGACCTCGAACCCGGGGTTCCTACCGACGCCTACCAGCTCGAAGAAGCCGTAAAAGACGGTTTCCTTGTCCCTCCAAAAGCGGTTTCAGTGCCCCTGAAATTCCAGCGCCAGGGGATTAATTACGATGAGCTCTCCGATGAGGATAAGGAGCAGTGGGAAGCTCTGGACTGGGGGGACGAGGACGGCGAAATCCCTGAAAGGGTGGAAGCCGAAGCCGTCAACAAATGGCTGTTTAACAAGGACACCGTGGACAAAGTGCTGGCACACCTGATGGAGAGGGGCCTGAAAGTCGCTGGCGGTGACCGCCTGGGCAAGACCATTCTCTTTGCCAAAAATCAGGCTCATGCTGAGTATGTTGCCGAAAGGTTCAATGTCAACTATCCGCATTTCAAAGGTGAATTCGCCCGCGTTATCACTTTCAAGACCGAATATGCCCAGAGCCTGATAGACAATTTTTCGATCAAGGAAAAAGACCCCCACATTGCTCTCTCGGTAGACATGCTTGATACCGGGATCGATGTGCCGGAAGTAGTGAATCTTGTATTCTTCAAACTGGTGCGCTCAAAGACAAAGTTCTGGCAGATGGTAGGGCGCGGAACCAGGCTCTGTCCTGACCTTTTCGAACCGGGAGAAGACAAACGGTTCTTTTATCTTTTCGATTACTGCCAGAACCTGGAGTTCTTCAGCCAGAACCCGGAAACCACTGAAGGTGCACTGGGCGATTCTCTTGGCACACGCCTGTTCAAATCACGACTTGAATTACTCTCTGAACTGGACAAAAAACTGGAAGCTGACAGCGATTGTGAAGTCGGTACAGAAACCCGTGAAATCTATGGCGAACCGATAACAGAAGCCGAAGTTCGCCACTCAATTGCCGAAACGCTGCACAGTGAAATTGCCTCGATGAATCTGGACAATTTCGTCGTGCGTCCCAAACGGCGGCTGGTCGAGAGATACTCAAGATCCGAAGCCTGGTTAAAGCTGTCGGGAGAAGACCTCTCCGAGCTTTCACATGAAGTTGCCGGCCTGCCCTCGGAGATGGAACCGGAGGCTGAAGAGGCAAAGCGTTTTGACCTTCTTGTCCTGAACCTACAGCTGGCTTTACTGCGTGCTGAACCCGCCTTTGAACGTTTGCGTAACCAGGTGAGAGACATTGCTGGTCTCCTTGAAGAAAAATCAGCCATCCCGATGGTACGCGATCAGATGGCTCTGATTCTGGATGTGCAGACCGACGAATGGTGGGAAAATGTTACAACTCCCATGCTGGAAACGCTTAGACGGCGTCTCCGTGACATTGTGAAACTGATTGAAAAACACCGCAGAAAGCCTATTTACACAGATTTCGAAGACGAAATGGGCAGTGAAAACAATGTTGAATTGCCTGGCTTTGCTGCAGCCGGAGATTTCGAAAAGTTTCGTGCCAAGACCCGGGCCTTCCTCCTGGAACATCAGGACCAGGCCGTCATCCATAAGCTCAGGATGAACAAGCCATTGACTGCAGCTGATCTCGATGAGCTGGAGCGGATACTTTCTGAAAGCGGATTGGGAGGACCGGAAGAAATTGCCCATGCCAAAGAGGTATCAAACGGACTTGGCCTCTTCGTACGCTCCCTGATAGGACTTGATAGGGAAGCTGCAAAACAGTCTTTTGCCAGATTCCTGGCAGGTAAGACTCTGGTTGCAAACCAGATAGAGTTCATAAACCGGATAATTGACCATCTTACCGAACACGGAGCAATGGATGCTGCATTGCTTTACGAGTCTCCATTTACTGACCTTACGCCACAGGGTCCTGATGGGCTTTTCACCTCTGCCCAGGTGGATGAGTTGATAGCAGCGCTGGAACAGATTACAGCAACAGCACTTGTTTTCTCGAGTTCGCAACAGATCACTGCTTGAGGATTCTATTTTGAACTGATTCATAGGGTTATGAACAAATTGTCGCCGCACTGCGGAGACAATTGAGTTGAACACACCTCAGATCGCTCATCTTCCATGAAAATAAATATGAAATTGTGCAGCAGCTTGCTGCATAATCTACTTTTTTTTGCCTGTATACATCAGGATAAATCATTCAATAAAAATTGGCTTTCAGCAACCTGTTTAATAATCCCTTTCTTGACAAGTACTTTAATCGCTTTTCTAACATCCCTGGAGTCCATATCCTGACTTAGCTCTTCAAAAGTCTTATTCCCGCCCTTCAGTCTTTCAATAAGCATCTGGGCCAGCATGTCCTGATAAGCGAGATCGTGCAGTTCACCAATGACAGAGTGAGAGATTTTGTATCTGTCTGCGAACTCCTCCAGCCCGTCGAAGAAAAAGACTATCCAGGCAAAAGTTCGGTCCTGTTCATTTTGCCAGAGGATTTCATTCCTGATGACGTCAAAGTCCAGGCCCCTGGTAAAAAGTGTGTACATATCCTCACGGTCCCGGTCTCTTGAGGTAACGCTTTTAAAAACGAAGATATCTTCGGGAGCCAGCATGTATACTGAAATTTTTTCCATGGAAAAAACTCAATGGAACGTTTAACCATTGATTCGGAAAGCTGCAGGCCATTGCAGACTACCTGAACGAAGATATCCCACCGGAAGCCATCGGAATTTTCGAGTATGGCACTTGTATTCATTTTGGCATAGGCTACCCGGACGCAGGGGACGAAATAGCCCATGGATAAAAGTGTGTTTCTGGTGAGTTCAAGTTCTCGGGTTGACCTGAGACAACATCGATGTCTTTTGTGGCGACCTTGAGGTTCTGGAAGCTCATGGCTCCACCGCCGATAAGATAAAGGTCGACATGCTCGGGAAGCCTGTCATTGAGTTTCTTAAACTCGGTTTCCAGATAGGTTCTTCTGAAGGTCGCCATGTTTACACCAAGCTTTCAAGCAGTTCCTGATATTCATTCCAGGGAAGAACAAAGTCGCTTCTTTTCTCTTTTTTGTCGATATACTCAAGAAGGTTCCTGACGTGAGCTTCAATATCGTAATAAATGGCATACTTTAACAAATTTTTTGATCCAAGCCTGGGGACAAGTGCAAGAGCATATGAATTGTAAATAGGGCTGTAAGGGTCGATTAAAATTGTATGGATAAAGAATTCTTCTTCACATGGTGATTTTTTCCTGAAGAAGTAGTATTTCATGTCGGTTATCACATCGAAGCCGTAATTAGGGAAAATACTGATAGCTGTAGGGTGGATTTTATTTTTCAAATCTGATCCAAAATCAGTGTTCAGGTTTTCCGCTTTGAACAGAAATTCCGGACCTCTTTGCCATATCAACATCCCATTTTGAGAAACAGCTCTCAGGTTCATATTTGTCTTATACTTAAAATAATTGTCAACAAAGTTTTCAAAAAGGGTCTGGCGGCTGCTCAGGAGAAACTTGCTATTTGCCTTAATCACGATCCCGTATTTTGCAAGTCTTGATATTGCCGCAGATACCGTAGATCTATCAAGACCAGTTATTTCAGAGACCTCAGTAATACTGCGCGGAGGTTCCAATACGGAGATAACGTGCAAAGAAGAAGGAGTTAAAAGTTTGCTCAATGGGAGCATTGGAAACTCATTTAAAATATCTACCAGAGATTGTGCATGCAGCGAATCCGAGCGTCGGACGAATACATGGTTTCCCTTTTTTTCTTTAAGCACGAAGCCTTCACTTTCTAGCGAACTTATAGCTTTCGATACTGTAGAATGATGCAGGCTTAAAAGCTCTGCAAGATCCGATATGTTCATCGGCTCTTTAAGATATTTAAATATGGAAATCTCCGTTGGATTCAACATTATGTTGAAAAAAGTTCACATACTATATATACAATATGGCGAAAATTCCACACAAAATAATTACACAAATGGGCAACAATTGATAAATTCCAGAAAAATGAGAAAAATAGTAAAAAATTCGCATTTTACTTGAAAAGATGTATCTCATCAAAAGGATTTGCTTGGAGTTCTATCTGTATGAACCGTGAAAAACGCAGAATTTACTCTATATCAGGGATTTTAAGAGCTAATTTGGGGCTCCAGAGTATAATTTTAGTTATATAATAACGCTTTTATATTATCTGGCCGTTTATTTGTCCGGGAGTATGTCTGGAACGGGGAGACGGAGCATTCTACATGACCAGTTACAGGATGGGAGATCATTATTCATCCCATCAATGATTTAACAGGCATACTTCTTCTACATTAAAATTGTCGCTTTTAAGGGGGAATAAGCTGATGAAAACCGGACTGATATTATTGATGATCATCTCGACAGTACTGATGTTTGCAACCGTGGGCTCTGCCCAGGATAACTCCACAGACAGTGCTGCAGCTGTCATGAAGGACGCGAATGGCAGTACTGTAGGGTTTGCTACCTTTACCAAGGACGACTTTGGCATGGTTCGGATTCAGGTCTTTGCTAGCAACCTGACGCCGGGCCTTCATGGCATCCACATCCACGAGAAAGCGAACTGCACCGGGCCGTCTTTCACTTCTGCAGGCGGACACTACAACCCTCTGGGCAAAGAGCATGGGTTTAACAACCTGAAAGGTCCCCATGCAGGAGATCTGCCCAATCTCGTAGTAGGGCAGGATGGTACGGGATATATGGATGTCACCACTAACCTTGTGACGTTATCTCCCGGAAATACCACGCTATTTCCGGCCAACGGCACTTCACTGGTTATCCATGCCGACCCTGACGACCAGATAACCAATCCTTCCGGCAACAGTGGTGCGCGGATTGCCTGCGGGGCCATCGAGAAAAGATAAGTTTTTCCTTAACCCTTATTTTTTTTAAATCTTTGCGAGAATACTAACCCGGTATAACCTGGTAAGCTGCGGAGAAAAACGGCGCCCAGGACCTGAACTCGTCCAGAACCCGAACTCTTGCTATTTTTCGGACTACCGGGAGAACTGGAGAACTTGGATACCGAATATGCAACACCTTAAATTTCTAACATAGGCTGATGTGAATAATAATATTTATAACCTCATTAAGTGTATCCACAGGGTTGATGGTAGACAATCTGGCTGCGGATAAATACAGTGTGCCTGTTGAAAGCATTTTTCAGATTCATGAATCTCCCTGCAAAATCGTTCTCGCAATAACCGGGGGCGGGGCAGAAATTCTTGGGGAACTTCTCCGCCACGGCAGCGGCTCTGCAACAGTACTGGATGCAGTCGTTCCGTACAGTATGGAGGCTATGGATCGCTTCCTTGGCAGGAAGCCTGAAAAGTACTGTTCTGAAAAAACTGCGAGGTTGATGGCAATGGTCGCCTACCAGCGAGCTCTGGACCTCTCTAAAGGCGAAGAGTCTGCAGCCCATGATGTAGTCGGGATCGGAGCGACCTGCAAGCTTAAAGCGGCAAACGAGCGGAAAGGAAGAAAACATGTGGTCCACGTCGCCATCCAGGCAGCCTGTAAAACAGGCGTCATCACACTAGAACTGGCCGCGGATAGGACAAGGGAAAAGGAAGAAAAAATTGCCGCGTTCCTGATTTTCAATGTGCTTGCCCGCCACAGTGGCGTTCCTGAAGTTGATTTACCGGGCAGGATTGGGACCGGGGACGAAAGAAAGGAAGAGATAACTGAAAAATATGAGTCCGTTTCCGAGCCTGTTGGAAACCTGCTTAAACAAAAAATATGCAGCCAGAAAGGTCCTGACAAAACCCCGGATATGGCAAGAATAGATTTAAATGAGGGAAAATCTTCTGCTGAGCCCGATAAGGTCAGGCTCGTGTTTCCCGGCTCTTTTGACCCCTGCCACAGAAATCATGTTTTTATGGCAAAACTGGCTTCGGAGAAACATGGGGAGCCTGTCCATTTTGAAATTTCTTTGACAAACGTCGACAAGCCACCCATAGATTTTATCTCGCTGAATCAAAGGCTTGACTCGTTAAGGAAATACAGAGACGAAGCTTTCGTGGGTGGGGTTTGCCTGACCAATGCACCACTTTTCCTGCAAAAAGCCGATCTTTTCCCGAACAGCACTTTCATCATAGGAGCCGATACCTTCAACAGGCTGTTTGACGCAAAATACTATGGCGGAAAAGTGGATATCTCTGCCATTCTAAGGCATTTCAGGGAAAAGAATATACGGTTCATGGTGTTTCAGAGAAAATCCGTCGAAATGTCCGTCAACCCTGAGGTCCTTAAGTTTTGTGAGATTGTTCCGATGGACGAATATGAAGATGATGGAATTTCTTCGACAGAAATCAGAAGAAAGCAGGAAGAAAATAAAGGAAATTAAAGGCCTTTTTAAAGGAATTAGAACCTTTTGAGCTGCCCATTGAATGACATAACTGTAAAATCTCTATAAACTTCTGATCCAATTTCACGTAGCTCCTGATCCTATTTCACGTTTTAATTTCAGATTTTCAAGTTGAAAATTCCTTTTTTGGAAGAAAGGAGTGTTGTTTTACTACTGTCATATTACTGTCATGCTTTTCTCAAACACTGCTAACATCACAATATTTTTGCTTTGTTTTTAGAAAAATATATCTATTAGGAGTAGGAAAGAACTTACCGATTTCCGATTTTGGAATTCCATTCACAGCTATTTTAAGATGAAAAAAAGGACGAAAAAAAATGGCAGATATTGAAGGATTACTCCACGAGGTTGCCGATGCGGTAATCTCCTGTAAAAAAGAAAAGGTGCTCGAGGCGGTGGAAAAAGCCAGAGCTGAGGTCCCACCGGAAGAGATTATTGAAAAAGGGCTTTCTGCTGGTATGAACCAGGTGGGGGTTCTCTTTGAGAGGGGGAAACTCTTCCTGCCCCATGTGATGATGGCAGCAGATGCAATGACAACAGGCGTCAAGCTCCTTGAGGCTGATCTCCCGGCAGGGGCTGAAAAGAAGCTTGGAGTTATTGTTAACGGGACTGTGGAAGGCGACGTCCACGACATAGGGAAGTCGATCGTCTCGACCATGCTGCAGTCCGCTGGTTTTGAAGTCCATGACATAGGCAGGGACGTTCCTATCAGAGATTTTATTGAAAAGGCAAAGGAAACCGATGCCGATATGATAGGGATTTCCGCCCTTATGACCACGACCCTTCAGGGGCAGAGGGACGTTATTGAGCTTCTGAAAGAAGAAGGGCTGCGCAGCCGGGTCAAGGTCATGGTCGGAGGAGCTCCTGCAACCCAGGCCTGGGCAGATAAAATAGGTGCTGACTGCTACGCCGAAAACGCAAGCGAAGCCGTGGCAAAGGCAAAGGAACTGCTGCTCTGAACCCCGATTCCAATCTAAATTTGGTCAACCAAAATTAATCGTTCCAGGTTTAGTCAATCGAAATAAATCATTCCAGAACTGGTTAATCCGGTTTAACCATTCGGATTTGGCCAGTCCGATTTTAATCAGTTAAATTTGAGCAATGGAGGATAAAAATGGCAACTGAATACGCTTTGAGGATGGGTGATGGCAAAAGGATCTACCTCACAAAAGAAAAAATCCTCAGTGAGATAGAAGCCGGCTCGTCAAATGCCGCTGATCTGGGAGATATCCCTGATCTCAGTACGGATGAAATGAAAAAGCTCGCTGAAATCCTTATGATGCCCGGAAAGGCCGTGAGTGTCGAACAGGGGATGGAAGTCCCGGTTACTCATGATATAGGCACGATCCGGCTTGATGGGGACCAGGGTAACAGCGGCGTTGGGATCCCCTCCAGCCGTCTGGTAGGCTGCATGACGCATGAGAGGGCATTTGGCGCCGACACAATGGAACTCGGACACATCGACTACAGTTTCAAGCCGGTCAAACCCGTTGTCTCTAACGAGTGCCAGGCAATGGAAGTCTGCCAGCAGAACATGATCATTCCCCTTTTCTACGGCGCAATGCCCAACATGGGGCTTTACTACACTCCAGACGGACCCTTCGAGAACCCCGGTGATCTTATGAAGATGTTCAAGATCGATAAGGCAAGGGAGTCCATGGAACACGCAGCAGACCATCTGACCAGGGACACGGTCTGGGTTATGCAGAAACTCTTTGCCTCGGGCGCGGACGGTGTCAACTTTGATACAACTGCTGCCGCCGGAGATGCTGATATGTACGGCACCCTCCGGGCCGTGGAAGTTCTCAGGGCTCAATTTCCGGAGATGTACATTGAGGTGGGCATGGCAGGCGAGATGGTGCTCGGGATGCACGGGGAAC containing:
- a CDS encoding superoxide dismutase family protein: MKTGLILLMIISTVLMFATVGSAQDNSTDSAAAVMKDANGSTVGFATFTKDDFGMVRIQVFASNLTPGLHGIHIHEKANCTGPSFTSAGGHYNPLGKEHGFNNLKGPHAGDLPNLVVGQDGTGYMDVTTNLVTLSPGNTTLFPANGTSLVIHADPDDQITNPSGNSGARIACGAIEKR
- the mtbC gene encoding dimethylamine corrinoid protein MtbC; protein product: MADIEGLLHEVADAVISCKKEKVLEAVEKARAEVPPEEIIEKGLSAGMNQVGVLFERGKLFLPHVMMAADAMTTGVKLLEADLPAGAEKKLGVIVNGTVEGDVHDIGKSIVSTMLQSAGFEVHDIGRDVPIRDFIEKAKETDADMIGISALMTTTLQGQRDVIELLKEEGLRSRVKVMVGGAPATQAWADKIGADCYAENASEAVAKAKELLL
- a CDS encoding ArsR family transcriptional regulator; amino-acid sequence: MNISDLAELLSLHHSTVSKAISSLESEGFVLKEKKGNHVFVRRSDSLHAQSLVDILNEFPMLPLSKLLTPSSLHVISVLEPPRSITEVSEITGLDRSTVSAAISRLAKYGIVIKANSKFLLSSRQTLFENFVDNYFKYKTNMNLRAVSQNGMLIWQRGPEFLFKAENLNTDFGSDLKNKIHPTAISIFPNYGFDVITDMKYYFFRKKSPCEEEFFIHTILIDPYSPIYNSYALALVPRLGSKNLLKYAIYYDIEAHVRNLLEYIDKKEKRSDFVLPWNEYQELLESLV